DNA sequence from the Aptenodytes patagonicus chromosome 13, bAptPat1.pri.cur, whole genome shotgun sequence genome:
TACTTTATTCTTCATCAGTAGTTCCCTTATCGTGGTAGGCCAGGTTTGAGATGGGGACTGTATAGGTTCATTCAGTCAGAGAGTTCCAGGAAGCAGAAGTAGACTGTTCTTCCAAGGTCTTTCTTGGTCATCCTTGGTTTTCCAAGGATGCTTCTCTCATCAGTTCCAGACCAATGGCAGCAGGTGCTGTGGCGCCTGCCAGCTGCAAGTAAGCAACCAAGACTTCTAACCAGAGGGGACTTCAATAAACATGAagaattgtttggttttgtgccaGTTAAGGCAGGGTCTGAGTTCAAATTTTTGCTTACCTTAGCCTTTCCAGGGTCAGAAAGGAGTATGTTTTTCTCATTGTAAGACATTTCTGTGGCTGTCCAGAAGCATTATCAACATGTGTCTCCTCCTTTTAAAGCACCTGATATTGGTTGCAGTAAGAAGCCAGATGTTGAGTGAGAAGACGTGCTAGTACCAGCCCTGTCTGTCAATCAGTTGAGCTCATCCAGTTACAGCTGCTCAcagcaaaccaaagcacagaggTGCAGAGAGCCTTCATCTTGGGGACCTTCCCCCTGCACACATTGATTCTCATTCTTCCATCAAAATACTTGTACTTGTCTTGCCATCCTGGCTTAAGCCTGATAGGTAAAAGTCTCCCTTGTCCAAGTCACTTAATAATTGAAATCCAGCCCAGGCCAAAATACAGAACTACAGAAAATTAAGCAAGCAATTCAGTTCTCTCACAGAAAGTGAAAGCCTTCTGATTTTAGTGCTGTTTCTGTTTTACTGATGTGGGTGCATGCGGAAGGAAAGCATCTCCCATCCTGAGCTCTGAGCACTGCTCTCTGTTCCTTGGTGAGTGGAAGCATTCACATTCTCAGAGCCTGGGACATGAAGGATGCAGGCCCCTGAGCCCACCTTGAAATCCTTGGAAGCTATGGATGGTGAACATCTTTCAGATGTTCATTGCTTGAGTAGCTGATCTTCTGGTGTCATGACTAAATCAAGGACTAAGGAAGGACCTCACTCCACTGGTGTGACATTTACTGGGCTGAGAGGCCTTCATCAGACCCAGAGACTGCTTTCAGCAGCCTGTGTGATCACGGCTTTGCATGAGCAAAGGACTTAACTTGGAAACTGAGCAACTTCACCAATCCAGAAAATAGCAGTAATTCTCCTCCAGGTGCCCTTAATGTCTCATGGGTACAATGGACACCTTTGGATACCCTGCCAGGTACAAAAGACCAAGGTTGATCCTAGGACAGTAGGTGATTTCTGGAGCCTGGACAGGATTGCTGCTGGTGAAGGGGCCTTCACTGGGACACCTCAGAGACCTTGTCTAGCTTGCCCTAGGGTCACTCTTGCCCAGCACCTCCAGCGATGAGTGCCTCGTTAGTAGCCAAATACTAGATTTGATGAGAAAATGTAGTTTGTTATCATGAGTGGATTGTTACCAGCCTCAGAGAGAGGGACTGTATAGTCTAGCGTGGTCTCCTCCATCACATCCTTTACGCAAGACCTTTAAAGAGACCTGTGCCTTTGAAGGTTTTCTTTCATGGCTCATGAGTTTTCTCTTTGATTGAGTCCCTTCTGTAAATGGGACTCAAAGCCATTGCTGACAATattcctcctccctgtccccagccaaCAAGACCTCACCAACCTCTGGAGAGGGCAGCCGCTCTGGCGGGGTCATCCACGTGTACGGTGATGACAACAGTGACAAATCTGCCAGCAGTTTCATTCCCTACTGCtccatggctcaggcacagctcTGTTTCCACGGCCACCGTGATGCTGTCAAGTTCTTCGTCTCTGTGCCTGGTAAGGATGAGCACAGCCCTTCCTTGTGGGGGTCTTGTCCCGCCGTCCATTCTGCGGGAGGAGCTTGAGCTGACCTGCAGCAGATGGCTGTCCCTGCCATTTCTAGTGCTTGCAGATCACTTTGGCTCAGACATCAGTAGTTTAAACTGCAGTGACTTACAGATTTCACCAGCAGAAGGAATTGGCCTGCccaattgtgtgtgtgtgtgtgttaaatgcGTGGGGGCTGAGCAGAGGCACTGACAGCACCCTCTGTCCTCTCCCAGGCAATGTCCTAGCAACCCTGAATGGGAGTGTGTTGGACAGCCCTTCGGAGAATCCCAGCACAGCGGCCACAGAGACCGAGGGGCAGAAGCTGAAGAACGTCCTGGTGCTGAGTGGAGGAGAAGGGTACATCGATTTCCGGATCGGTGAGTGCCTGTGGTGGGAGGCGTCTGGAACGGGAAGGGGCGCAGGGCCGTGGCTGTGGAGAGAGGGATCACTGCTGTGGGCAGTGAAATCTGAAGAGCAGTGCTCTCTGtttctcctgcctctggctgtgaGGGCAGATAGCAAGCATTTTCCTTGCACAGCACAAGGCTGCCAAACCCtgcccctgcctgtgcctgcagTGCCACGCAGTCTGCGTTAATGGCTCTGGAAAGAATAAAACCATCTGTGCCACTGGCTCCAAACATTGCTGCCCTGCTGTGGTCAGCTGTGCTGCTCGAGGGCGCTCTGTGTTGTAAACATTGGCTTCCCCTAAAGGAAGGGGGTGGTTTTCCCTACTGCTGGAGGTGGTTTGTTCCTTCCGTACAGTCCtgcttcagaaaagcatcatGTTGCTATAGATGTTCTCCAGGCATAAAGGAAGGTCTCAGCTCATGCTGTCTGTTGTCAGACTGCCGAGACTGTAACAGGGATATTAGCCTCTTTGGAAGTATTCCAGAGCAGTGCAATTTGggattttctttcttgccttttttactctctgttttctctgttcaGGGGATGGAGAAGATGATGAGACAGAGGAGAATGCAGGAGATGCCACCCAGGTGAAGCCAGTACTTTCCAAGGCTGAAAGGAGCCACATTATTGTGTGGCAGGTATCATACATCCCTGAGTGAGAATTTCTCCTTTCCCACCAATGTAAGTGTCCCTCCTCCCACCTGAATGCCAAGATGTACATACAGAACGCCTGCATTATACCTACTGCTGGAAACCGACCCCAGACAACTGCAACGGCTCCTGCCTCGGACTGTGACCCCCTTCTAACCTCTGAACTTGCAGCTTTCATCTTGGGCCTGTGCGCTTTCTGCGTGGTTGGATTATTGTTCTGCTCTTGGAGCTGGCATCTACAAGGAGAGAAATGGCAGTGCATCGATGAAGTGAAGCTTGGAGCTAGAACTGTGCAAAGCCTTTGCCCAGCGCTCGGGAGCTGGCAGCTGGATGGGTGGTGGCTCAGGTTCTCCAGCAGGTTGCCTCACTCCCACCTGCATGAGAAGAAGTACGTCCCCCTGGCGTCCCCTGCAAAAGTGGTGATGGTGAATCACAACTTCTGCAGCACCCTAGCAGAAATCCTTTCTAGTTCACCAGTGGACTCTCCACCTTATCCACCCATAAGCACAGAATAATGTCCCACGGACTGAGAGCAGCCAGGTCCAAGGAACCCTCGATAGAAAGGAGTGTCAGGGTTTGGGCAGCACTTCTGCTGTTtggctggagaaggcagcagtgcCATTACTGTGAGGAACACATCCTCCACGCTTGCAGATGGAAAGtccccctcctctgctgctgctcttatcTCAGCAGTCGTGTGCTGGGTGACTGTGTGTGTCCGGGGAGGATTGTCTGGTAGCCTCAGATGGGAGACAGGTGTTTGATTGTGGAGGCCACAGGGCCTTTTGAAACTGTGGTAGCAAAGGGGTACTGGAACCTTGCTTTTTTAAGAGCAGAAAAGGCAGCAATACTTTTAACTCCCCCTTCCAAAAATGCCAGGCAGAAAAGAACTCTTGAGTTCATTCATTCTGAAAGGTTCAGGAGAAAGCTATCTCTGCATAGCATTTGTTGACTTTTAAAACACAAGCGAGGGCAGATGATGTTGGTCTGCTGTGAATTCTGCATTAACACATTGAGATTACCTTGACTCATAAGGCTGTGTCCCCatcctgggagctgctggaggagatggctgTTTTCCTTCACACTGTGGCTGTTGGTTAGGAAAGACTGTGTAGGTGCAGTCAAGGTATAGAAAGGCTGTGTCTCACCTGAGGTCACACAGAAAAAGGAATTGAGGCCAGATCTCCTGACCTCTTTTACCTAACATTGCAAGCACTGACTTTGTTACTAAGTAGTTTGAAAAGCTGGAAATTTCTGACTCCTGAAAAGAATTGACAACCCCCGAGAAAAATTCTGATGGCCCTCCTTCTGTCAGCAGTGCTGGGGGATTGCAAACGTGCATCCTCCTtacaagagaagcagcaaaaaatgGGGCCAGGGAGAGCGGTTTTGAGCTCCAGATGCAGAACATGGCAGCTCCAGATGTAGAGGCAATGTTTTGTTCTCCCTTTCTGACAGCGGAAACAGTCCTGTCTCCACAAGGACAAGTTCTGTTTCCTTTGGACACTCCCTCCTGGATGTGCAGGACTAGAGCGAGTAGCAGTTGTTAGTGATGAATTTGGAAGCTCCTGGTGGTCATGTTGTTTCTTCCCTGAGCTGTGCAGCACGCCAGGGTTCACAGGGATGTCCTTGTGCCAGTGTGGCAGTATGGGGACAACTGGGGAAAGCCTCCATCTCCTGGGaagctcccagctgtgtcctgtgCTTGTTGCCACAGACCAGGCTGCCCCCAAGGCTTGTGGTCTAAAGCTACTCATGTTCTGCAGGGATGCAGCATTCCCAGGGGAAGCTCTAACATGTGGCATCTGTCCTGATGCAGCAGCACTGAAATGATTTTTGGATCCACAGTTCAGAAAGAGCTGGGGCAAGAGGACATCTCTGGAGAACAGAAGCCTCAGCCACCAAAGTACGGAGCCACAGTGGTGCCCACGCTGCCTGTGAGCAGTGCTGGTGACACGTGCACCCACACCACTCTTCACCGAGGTAGGAAACCAGCTGGATGGTGTCCTCCAGCCCTCGGCACACCAGGCTCTGTGGCTGGCATTTGGCTAAGGGATGCTTGGAGCCGCCACCTGCATGCAGGGGGACAAACTTCATAATTTGGGctaattgaaggaaaaaaaaggcagcctagTAGGCCTGGTTCCTTAGCTCTATCGACTCTTCCATGGGAAAATACAGAATTGCAATGTTCTTACCTCTTATTGTTTGTTCTCTATCTGGTTTTAGCAGTTGAAGTGACAGTACTCGGTCTCCTGTCACCCACCAGGCCCTGGCAACGTAAGGAAACCGGTCTTGGGCCTCTAACCGACAGGTTCCTTTCCAGCTCAGTGCACGTTTTCCTCCAAGAGAAGCACATGTCTAAGAGGGACAGCTACAGCTAAGTAGAACCAGCTCCTGTGGGCGTTTGGTGGCTGCTGGGCAGCAAGGTGAGAACTGACTGGCTTCAACACACTTCCCTGTCATATCTCCACTGTGATGTATGTAAAGTATCTTGTATGttacaaaaggattttaaaaagtgtcttAAGGCCTGTAAACTCCGCTATTTGTTCTGAAGATGGCATTCTGTAAAGAGACTGCTGTATGAATACGTTCCCTTGCTTTGTCCCCTATGCTATCAAACAACAAACCATATCTGTTCTGTATGTAATAAATGTGTTAACATCAGCAAGTGCCGGGCGTTTTGTTCCTATAAAGGGACTGGGATTTCTGCTCAGTCTTTAATAACGGCAAGACACTTAAAAGAGTGGGAATGGCAGCTCAGGTGTTCACCGTTGACCAATTTAGTGGCAAGAAATGAGATGTGGATTGCTCACCAGGTCAGAACAGAAGGGGCTGGTCTTGCAAGCCACAGTGCAATGTGTAGCTTCTCCCAGCGTCAGAAATAAAAGGTGGAAAAGACAACCATTCAGCTGCTGGCTAGCTGCAGCTGTCCTCCTGGTGTCCCCTTCAGGTGAGCTGCCAGGGTTAACACATCAGGCTCGGGTTTCAACACTCAATTTACCAGTGTCTCCTGCCAATACAGGGTGGTATTTCACAAAGTCCCATAGGAATCGGTGACATTCAGCGCAGCAGGAAGCGAGTTCCTCTTAGTCCCAGCAGTACTTAGACatgttcatatttattttgtagaACTGCATTAATCCAAGGGCTGTACATAGCAATAATAGACAAGGGAGCTGCCTCCTTACGTCAGGAGCGGCTTCTGCCCTGAGCAGCACCATGACTAACACCTGCACTGCGGTCCTGTGCAGGCCAGGGTGAAGTACAGGAGGCAATGCCTCCTGGGTTACTAGAAGCACCTTGACAATGAGGTTTGGAAACAGGCCTGGGACCTGTCCCGCACCCCTGGGGCTGCACCTTTTGATGCAGCCAGGAGCAGTTTGAGCGACGCATGGGGTGAAGTTCAGCCATGTCTGGCACCCATCTGGGTGGCTGAGAAAGGGGCTCACTACCATCATCCTTCAGACAACCACCCCACGCTGTTAAAAAATCCAGGAGGTTAATGCACAGGTTTGAGAGTCCCGGCAGAGCTCACGGTATGTTCCAGGCATTGAATCCCACACCATGGCAAATGGGGGCTTTGCAGCTTTCCAGAAGGGACCTTCACAATCAGACAAGGCTGCCCCAGGGCTCTGTGTGAAGACACCCTCCCCCAAGCGTTAAGACCCTGAGGTCACCAGCAGGCCATGATTGTCCTGATCAGCCTCACCTGGGCCCCGACTGGTACATGGACCCTTTCCATGGCCCAGGGGTCTCATCTAAGCACTGGCTGGGGCCTTCAGTCTTTGCCTGAGCTGTGCTGTAGCTGTGCCTATCCTATCTTCAGCTGCTCCTAGATGGACCCCTTGGACTTGGGAGGGTTTGGACTAgctgatcttcaaaggtccctcccaacccaagccattttatcaCTCTATGCCTTACGGTGTATTATCTCCCTCTGCTTTTGCTCCTGGCTGGGCTCCCTGGGTGGACCCTGGTCGTGGGTCATTTCTTGCCTTGTCTGGGGCAGTTGGTGGACCCTGTTACCAGCACTTGGCTCTGCCCACTGTAGCCAGACTCCATGGGCCTGTGCCCCATCAGGGagggcactgcctgtgctggggttgtgttcagctcctggctgtgcaggacagaggactagaTTGTTCTACTCATCCCATCTAACTCACATCTACACCTCCTTTCCCACCTGGGTTGGTGTGCTGGTTCGGTAGCACCTCAATCATGTTAAGGACAATAAGGCACTAGCTCAGCCCAGCACCTGGCAGCAGAGGCTATGGAAACCAGAGAAGCTGTTTTCcatcagctgcagctgcagcggcAAGTCTCACAGCCTCAAACTGTTTGTGCCTTTAGCGACACTCTGGATCCTCCTTCCCCTGGATTCTCCCGTTGCTTCTGCATCCAGTGAACCAGCCCTGGCCTGTGCCCTGCAGCACACCTGCCACAACAGAGGGACAAGAGCCGAGCTCTTCCCAGCCTTCACGCCTTGTCACAGGACCAGCTTTTAACTCATGAGAAAAACCTTCCCTCTTGTCCCGTAGGAGCCTCTGGTGAGGAACCCCATGGGAAGTCCAGGTAGCCAACGTCGATGTGTTTTCTCCTGCCTGATGACAGCCTTTTTCCTGGTGGCTGAGGCCACGTGTTCCCCAGTCCTATCCAGGCCTGCCATGCACACTGGGCAGGGCAGAGCGTCCAGTTTTTGCTTTCCCTCAGTAAATCCCTTCAGGCTACTTGCGATTTCAGGATGCTGCAGCAAACGGAACAGCACCTCTTGACTGCCTACTACAGCAGACAAAAGAACTAAATAGCTGTTTCTGCAGGGAGCTGATCTGCAGGGTTACAGACCAGAACAGCTCTtgttccccctccacccccacccaGACTAGACCCTCCACAGCTCCTGACACAGCAGCAGAACCCACAGCCACcacaagagaaaatgaaatgctaaCAACTGCACTAAGGAGTTGCATTTTTGTAATGTTCACCACAATGCgctgcactggaacaggtggTAATTTGTGATTGGCTTCAAATAGTAAGAGCCAATCCTGTATACTTTGCATCACCGGCATTAAAATGATTTCTCCTATGTCCTGACAGCCATCTCTGGGAATGAGAGATGGATAGCTTTGGATAAGCTTAGGATCCAAAGTCAAGTTGTGTTCCTCCCGTGTTGTTCATTGCCACCACCTGTAAGTAACCCAGACGATTCTGCAGTGGTTAAGAGGAATCCAGTGCTGTGCCTGTATTTGGTAAGCTAATGACTCTGCATTTGGACCTCATGATGATCTccatgcactgaaaaaaataccaaGTTTTCTTAGAACTGTgctgcagaaataagaaaacatttattttcgtTAGCAGATACATTTGTACGCAGGTCTGTGAAATAACGTGATATTCTCAGtcatttttctgtgatttatgtAGGACCCAGATTAtctgaaaaatgttcttaaaaacctAATTTTCAGGCTGTAGAGGAAATTGTGCCCCAAAGAATTGTAGCTGGATGACAGGAGCTATGCGTTCAGAGACTATACAGGGAACCAAAAAGGTTCTTCTGCTGACTGAGACCaaagttatggaaaaaaaaatctgaacgtATCTGCCTCTTTCCCTTCAGATGAGGTGactgtgcagggctggggagaaAGCTAGGAAACCGGGATACACCATACCACAGTGGACAAGGGGGTCTTCTGTAAGATGACGTGCTTCTAACACACAGCGAGAGCACGTGGGAAGCTCAGGACATAGAACAAGTCTTTATACTGGTGTCCCtctagcttttttctttccaccctgACGGGGAGAGGCCATGACCTTCTCCAGATCAATCATTGGCTCCTCTGTGATTGGTTTTCCCTCCTTCTGCCACTGCGCAAGGATCATGGCTCGGAGCAGAGGCGGGTATGGAAGGTACCGAATGGTCTCCTCTGGCACTGGGGTGAATTTCTTGAAGGCTTCCTCCTCATGCTTGGGCACCATACGCCAGTCATGGTACATGACTTTGTCGATCTCTCTCACTTCTTCTTTGGTTTTGCCTGAGAAAAGGTGATGAACACCAGTGGACAATGCTATTGACAACAAACTCCCTCCGGGAAATGCAGCAAGTGTCGACTCTCTGGTATCAAAGATGCTACAACAAGCAATAGTAAAGGAAGTTTTCAAAGGATCGGACAGTATCTTCCCTGCTACACTATGGGATCCCACTTCCATCCTTggaaatcaaaacagaaacaggCTGAAAGGACTACAGGCAAGTCGTTCCAATTctcttaatttaaaatgtcacttcATCTCTCTCTGGTTCGGTTTCCACGGCTAAGGAACGAGAATAGTTTCTCTCTACACTGACGAAAGTTCCCTGggaaatttaactttaaaaatacccAACAACTTTAAAACCTTTGAATGGGAAATGTTTCAGGAACTCTAGTAAGTGACAATCATATGCCTAAtataaagcagctttaaaaagggaaattcacTCTCTCAACTCCAAGCGTTAATTTAAAATCCCAGTCATGTAAGTTTACTTGCCATCACTCCTGTTTTACTGATCATTTTAGCTGGAATACCCTCATGTGTTCATTCTGTGTCTTGCTTTCCAAGTCTCAAAACAGCCTGTCGCCTCATCTAATCCCCCGCTGGCACGCTGTCTTTCCCCACCGTCAGCCTACACTGGCTCTCCCACAACGTTCCTTAGAAACGCATTCTGTGAGGGCTAGATCCCAGCATTTGAAACCAGGACACGGAGAGCTGCTTTTCTCATTAGCGGAtctcctgcgaggagcagggagttggactcgatgatcctcatgggtcccttccaactcgagatctTCTATCATCTGAGAAAAAGGAATTTCCCAAGGAGGAAGGCTGCGGTTTTCCTGCAGCTCTCCCACCCTCCCGTTATTCTCCCGTCCTGCCTACAGACGCTCTCTCCAAACCTCGTATGTAGGAAGACAAGCCCCTTTTACCTCTGAAGGTCAGGTAGCCCCAAGCCCTTCCGTGATCCATGTTCTGCAAAGAGAACAAGAACCTGTTGAGGGCAGCAAGCGGtgaggcggcggggagcgggtCTGGGGTCCGGCGCCCCCGCAGCCCCTCAGggagccgggcgggggcggcggttACCTCGGCCGTGTAGTCCGCCTTCACCTTGGTGATGACCCAGTAGCAGGGCTCGTCGTGCGCCCACAGCCAGGACTTGCGGGTGACGGTGCGGCCCACGCCGAACTGCGGTAGGCGGCAGAGCAGCGCGAAGAGCCGGTTCTCGCTCCGCGCGTCCTCCCAGGCCCGCACCGGCAGCCGCTTCTGCGTCAGGGGCCGCCGCATGGTCTCGTAGTCCAGGGCGAAGCGCTGCGACTCCCGCGGCCGGTTCTTCAGCGCCCGGTACTCGCGGATCTTCTTGGC
Encoded proteins:
- the MRPS34 gene encoding small ribosomal subunit protein mS34, whose amino-acid sequence is MARKKLHRPIAAMAKKIREYRALKNRPRESQRFALDYETMRRPLTQKRLPVRAWEDARSENRLFALLCRLPQFGVGRTVTRKSWLWAHDEPCYWVITKVKADYTAENMDHGRAWGYLTFRGKTKEEVREIDKVMYHDWRMVPKHEEEAFKKFTPVPEETIRYLPYPPLLRAMILAQWQKEGKPITEEPMIDLEKVMASPRQGGKKKARGTPV